A genome region from Panthera leo isolate Ple1 chromosome A2, P.leo_Ple1_pat1.1, whole genome shotgun sequence includes the following:
- the CNN1 gene encoding calponin-1 isoform X1 translates to MSSAHFNRGPAYGLSAEVKNKLAQKYDHQREQELREWIEGVTGRRIGNNFMDGLKDGIILCEFINKLQPGSVKKVNESTQNWHQLENIGNFIKAITKYGVKPHDIFEANDLFENTNHTQVQSTLLALASMAKTKGNKVNVGVKYAEKQERRFEPEKLREGRNIIGLQMGTNKFASQQGMTAYGTRRHLYDPKLGTDQPLDQATISLQMGSNKGASQAGMTAPGTKRQIFEPGLGMEHCDTLNVSLQMGSNKGASQRGMTVYGLPRQVYDPKYCLTPEYPELGEPAHNHHPHNYYNSA, encoded by the exons ATGTCTTCTGCTCACTTCAACCGGGGCCCCGCCTATGGGTTGTCGGCTGAGGTCAAGAACAAG ctggccCAGAAGTACGACCACCAGCGGGAGCAGGAGCTTCGAGAATGGATCGAGGGGGTGACAGGACGCCGCATCGGCAACAACTTCATGGACGGCCTCAAAGATGGCATCATTCTTTGCGA GTTCATCAATAAACTCCAGCCGGGCTCCGTGAAGAAGGTCAATGAGTCGACCCAAAACTGGCACCAG CTGGAAAACATCGGCAACTTCATCAAGGCCATCACCAAGTATGGGGTGAAGCCCCACGACATTTTCGAGGCCAACGACCTGTTTGAGAACACCAACCACACCCAGGTTCAGTCTACCCTCCTGGCCCTGGCCAGCATG GCCAAGACGAAAGGGAATAAAGTGAACGTAGGGGTGAAGTACGCGGAGAAGCAGGAACGGAGATTTGAGCCAGAGAAGCTACGAGAAGGGAGGAATATCATCGGGCTTCAG ATGGGCACGAACAAGTTTGCCAGCCAGCAGGGCATGACTGCCTACGGCACCCGGCGCCACCTGTACGACCCCAAGCTGGGCACGGACCAGCCCCTGGACCAGGCTACCATCAGCCTGCAGATGGGTAGCAACAAGGGGGCCAGCCAG GCCGGGATGACCGCACCCGGGACCAAGCGACAGATCTTCGAGCCGGGGCTGGGCATGGAGCATTGCGACACGCTCAACGTCAGCCTGCAGATGGGCAGCAACAAGGGGGCCTCGCAGCGGGGCATGACGGTGTACGGGCTGCCGCGCCAGGTCTATGACCCCAAGTACTGCCTGACGCCCGAGTACCCGGAGCTGGGCGAGCCTGCCCACAACCACCACCCGCACAACTACTACAACTCGGCCTAG
- the CNN1 gene encoding calponin-1 isoform X2, whose protein sequence is MDGLKDGIILCEFINKLQPGSVKKVNESTQNWHQLENIGNFIKAITKYGVKPHDIFEANDLFENTNHTQVQSTLLALASMAKTKGNKVNVGVKYAEKQERRFEPEKLREGRNIIGLQMGTNKFASQQGMTAYGTRRHLYDPKLGTDQPLDQATISLQMGSNKGASQAGMTAPGTKRQIFEPGLGMEHCDTLNVSLQMGSNKGASQRGMTVYGLPRQVYDPKYCLTPEYPELGEPAHNHHPHNYYNSA, encoded by the exons ATGGACGGCCTCAAAGATGGCATCATTCTTTGCGA GTTCATCAATAAACTCCAGCCGGGCTCCGTGAAGAAGGTCAATGAGTCGACCCAAAACTGGCACCAG CTGGAAAACATCGGCAACTTCATCAAGGCCATCACCAAGTATGGGGTGAAGCCCCACGACATTTTCGAGGCCAACGACCTGTTTGAGAACACCAACCACACCCAGGTTCAGTCTACCCTCCTGGCCCTGGCCAGCATG GCCAAGACGAAAGGGAATAAAGTGAACGTAGGGGTGAAGTACGCGGAGAAGCAGGAACGGAGATTTGAGCCAGAGAAGCTACGAGAAGGGAGGAATATCATCGGGCTTCAG ATGGGCACGAACAAGTTTGCCAGCCAGCAGGGCATGACTGCCTACGGCACCCGGCGCCACCTGTACGACCCCAAGCTGGGCACGGACCAGCCCCTGGACCAGGCTACCATCAGCCTGCAGATGGGTAGCAACAAGGGGGCCAGCCAG GCCGGGATGACCGCACCCGGGACCAAGCGACAGATCTTCGAGCCGGGGCTGGGCATGGAGCATTGCGACACGCTCAACGTCAGCCTGCAGATGGGCAGCAACAAGGGGGCCTCGCAGCGGGGCATGACGGTGTACGGGCTGCCGCGCCAGGTCTATGACCCCAAGTACTGCCTGACGCCCGAGTACCCGGAGCTGGGCGAGCCTGCCCACAACCACCACCCGCACAACTACTACAACTCGGCCTAG